A window from Kovacikia minuta CCNUW1 encodes these proteins:
- the metH gene encoding methionine synthase, translating into MTNPFLDRLHHPDRPVIVFDGAMGTNLQVQNLTAADFGGPEYEGCNEYLVYTKPEAVAKVHRDFLAAGADVIETDTFGSTSIVLAEYDLADKAYELNKQAAELAKKVTAEFSTPDKPRFVAGSMGPTTKLPTLGHIDYDTMKAAFAEQAEGLYDGGVDLFIVETCQDVLQIKAALNGIEELFAKKGDRRPLMVSVTMETTGTMLVGSDVSAMLAILEPYPIDILGLNCATGPDRMAEHIKYLAQHSPFVVSCIPNAGLPENVGGHAHYKLTPMELRMALMRFVEDLGVQVIGGCCGTRPEHIQQLADISAALKPRERPIRAPFWELNGQAPDRDPRPALHYVPSAASIYAAQPYEQDNSFLIIGERLNASGSKKVRELLNAEDWDGLVSVARSQMREGAHILDVNVDYVGRDGVRDMHELVSRLVTNVNLPLMLDSTEWEKMEAGLKVAGGKCLLNSTNYEDGEPRFLKVLELAKEYGAGVVVGTIDEDGMARTAEKKFEIAQRAYRQALEFGIPAHEIFFDPLALPISTGIEEDRANGRATIEAIRRMRQDLPGCHIILGVSNISFGLSPAARIVLNSVFLHDAVEAGMDGAIVSAAKILPLAKIDPKHQEVCHQLIYDQRQFEGEVCVYDPLTELTQLFEGVSAKEARASKDLLTDLPVEERLKRHIIDGERIGLEDSLTQALETYAPLHIINTFLLDGMKVVGDLFGSGQMQLPFVLQSAETMKAAVAYLEPFMEKSEAGNNAKGTFIIATVKGDVHDIGKNLVDIILSNNGYRVINLGIKQPVDNIIEAYNQHKADCIAMSGLLVKSTAFMKENLEVFNDRGITVPVILGGAALTPKFVYEDCQNTYKGRVIYGKDAFSDLHFMDKLMPAKAAENWDDTKGFLDEAGSQEAEGRREEPGARNQEPELTQNSSPTPHTPHPTPLVEDTQRSEAIAVDIPRPTPPFWGTKILQPEDIPWDELFWYLDLQALIAGQWQFRKPREQSREEYDQFLQAKVYPLLEEWKQRIVAEKLLQPQAIYGYFPCQADGNRLHLYDPHTPHPTPHTPIASFTFPRQKSLRRYCIADFYAPKESGQVDVFPMQAVTMGEVATEYAKQLFESNQYTDYLYFHGMAVQLAEALAEWIHARIRQELGLGGEDPDNIRDVLAQRYRGSRYSFGYPACPNIQDQYTLLDLLDAKRIHLHMDESEQLYPEQSTTAIVAYHPAAKYFSA; encoded by the coding sequence ATGACTAACCCCTTTCTCGATCGCCTCCACCACCCCGATCGCCCCGTGATTGTTTTCGATGGCGCAATGGGGACAAATTTGCAGGTTCAAAATTTGACTGCTGCCGATTTTGGCGGTCCCGAATATGAGGGTTGCAATGAGTACCTGGTTTACACCAAACCGGAAGCTGTGGCGAAAGTCCATCGGGATTTTCTCGCTGCTGGGGCAGATGTAATTGAAACCGATACCTTTGGCTCCACCTCAATTGTCCTGGCAGAATATGACCTGGCGGACAAAGCCTATGAACTGAACAAGCAGGCTGCTGAACTGGCAAAGAAAGTCACTGCCGAATTCTCGACCCCCGACAAACCCCGCTTCGTTGCCGGATCGATGGGGCCGACCACCAAACTTCCCACCCTGGGGCACATCGATTACGACACGATGAAAGCCGCCTTTGCTGAACAGGCAGAAGGGCTGTACGACGGGGGTGTTGACCTGTTTATTGTGGAAACCTGCCAGGATGTGTTGCAAATTAAAGCCGCCCTGAATGGGATTGAAGAACTGTTTGCCAAAAAGGGCGATCGCCGTCCGCTCATGGTTTCTGTCACCATGGAAACCACGGGGACGATGCTGGTTGGCTCCGATGTTTCCGCCATGCTGGCGATTCTGGAACCCTACCCGATCGACATTTTAGGGTTAAACTGCGCCACGGGACCCGATCGGATGGCTGAACATATCAAATATCTTGCCCAACACTCGCCTTTTGTCGTTTCCTGCATTCCCAACGCTGGACTCCCCGAAAACGTCGGTGGACACGCCCACTACAAATTGACCCCGATGGAGCTGCGCATGGCACTGATGCGCTTTGTCGAAGACCTGGGAGTCCAGGTGATTGGTGGCTGTTGCGGTACCCGTCCTGAACATATTCAGCAACTCGCAGACATTTCGGCAGCCCTCAAGCCTAGGGAACGTCCCATTCGTGCTCCCTTTTGGGAGTTGAATGGGCAGGCTCCTGACCGCGATCCTCGTCCTGCCTTGCACTATGTTCCTTCCGCCGCTTCCATCTATGCAGCCCAACCCTACGAACAGGACAATTCGTTCCTCATTATCGGTGAACGGCTGAATGCCAGTGGTTCCAAGAAGGTACGGGAACTGTTGAATGCAGAAGACTGGGATGGGCTGGTGTCGGTGGCTCGATCGCAGATGCGCGAAGGTGCCCACATCCTGGACGTGAACGTGGATTACGTCGGGCGAGATGGGGTGCGCGACATGCACGAACTGGTGTCCCGTCTGGTCACGAACGTCAACCTCCCCCTGATGCTCGACTCGACTGAGTGGGAAAAGATGGAAGCGGGCTTGAAAGTTGCCGGGGGCAAATGCTTACTCAACTCGACGAACTACGAAGACGGCGAACCCCGTTTCCTGAAGGTGCTGGAGCTTGCCAAAGAGTACGGTGCAGGTGTGGTCGTCGGCACGATCGATGAAGACGGAATGGCCCGCACGGCAGAGAAAAAATTTGAAATTGCCCAACGGGCTTATCGGCAGGCACTCGAATTTGGCATTCCGGCCCACGAAATCTTCTTCGACCCACTGGCGTTACCCATTTCTACAGGGATTGAGGAAGACCGGGCAAACGGGCGCGCCACGATCGAAGCCATCCGGCGCATGCGGCAAGACCTCCCCGGTTGCCACATCATTCTGGGGGTTTCCAATATTTCCTTCGGTTTAAGCCCCGCTGCCCGGATCGTGTTGAACTCCGTATTTCTGCATGATGCCGTTGAGGCTGGTATGGATGGGGCGATCGTCAGTGCGGCAAAAATCCTACCTCTGGCAAAAATCGATCCCAAACATCAGGAAGTCTGCCACCAGTTGATCTACGACCAGCGCCAGTTTGAAGGCGAGGTCTGTGTCTACGACCCACTGACGGAACTGACCCAACTATTTGAAGGCGTTTCGGCAAAAGAAGCCAGAGCGTCTAAGGATCTGCTGACGGATCTGCCTGTGGAGGAGCGGCTGAAACGCCACATTATCGACGGCGAAAGAATCGGATTGGAGGATTCCCTCACCCAGGCGCTGGAAACCTACGCACCATTGCATATCATCAACACCTTTTTGCTGGACGGCATGAAAGTCGTTGGCGATTTATTCGGTTCCGGGCAGATGCAGTTGCCCTTTGTGCTGCAATCCGCCGAAACGATGAAAGCTGCGGTTGCTTACCTGGAACCCTTTATGGAGAAATCCGAAGCGGGCAACAACGCCAAAGGCACCTTCATCATTGCCACCGTCAAAGGCGACGTTCACGACATTGGCAAAAACCTGGTTGATATTATCCTCTCTAACAACGGCTACCGGGTCATTAACCTGGGCATCAAACAGCCCGTCGATAACATCATCGAAGCCTACAACCAGCACAAAGCTGACTGCATTGCCATGAGTGGTTTGCTGGTTAAATCCACTGCCTTCATGAAAGAAAACCTGGAGGTCTTCAACGATCGCGGCATCACCGTTCCCGTGATCCTGGGTGGTGCAGCCCTGACCCCCAAATTCGTCTACGAAGATTGCCAGAACACCTATAAGGGCAGAGTCATTTACGGCAAAGACGCCTTTTCCGATCTCCACTTCATGGACAAACTAATGCCCGCCAAGGCAGCGGAGAATTGGGATGACACTAAGGGATTCCTGGATGAAGCAGGGAGTCAGGAGGCAGAAGGCAGAAGGGAGGAGCCAGGAGCCAGGAATCAGGAGCCAGAATTAACTCAAAACTCCTCCCCCACACCCCACACCCCACACCCCACACCCCTTGTCGAAGATACCCAACGTTCCGAAGCGATCGCTGTCGATATCCCCCGTCCCACCCCTCCCTTCTGGGGTACCAAAATTCTGCAACCGGAAGACATTCCCTGGGATGAACTCTTCTGGTATCTGGATTTGCAGGCATTGATTGCCGGACAGTGGCAGTTCCGCAAGCCCCGGGAACAATCGCGGGAGGAATATGACCAGTTCTTGCAAGCAAAAGTCTACCCCCTGTTAGAAGAATGGAAGCAGCGGATTGTCGCCGAAAAACTCCTCCAACCCCAGGCAATTTACGGTTACTTCCCCTGTCAAGCCGATGGAAATCGTCTGCATCTCTACGATCCCCACACCCCACACCCCACACCCCACACCCCGATCGCCAGCTTCACCTTCCCCCGCCAAAAATCCCTCCGGCGCTACTGCATCGCCGACTTCTATGCCCCCAAAGAGTCTGGGCAAGTCGATGTCTTTCCGATGCAAGCGGTGACGATGGGTGAAGTTGCGACGGAGTACGCGAAGCAGCTATTCGAGTCAAACCAGTACACCGATTACCTTTACTTTCACGGCATGGCAGTCCAACTGGCGGAAGCGCTGGCAGAATGGATTCATGCCCGCATTCGGCAGGAACTGGGATTGGGTGGTGAAGATCCGGATAACATCCGGGATGTGCTGGCCCAACGCTATCGCGGTTCTCGCTATAGCTTTGGCTATCCCGCCTGCCCCAATATTCAAGACCAGTACACGCTGCTGGATTTATTGGATGCCAAGCGGATTCACCTGCACATGGATGAAAGCGAACAACTTTATCCGGAGCAATCAACCACCGCGATCGTTGCCTACCATCCCGCCGCCAAGTACTTTAGCGCTTAA
- a CDS encoding DUF433 domain-containing protein, which translates to MEIAPYINVDPAIHHGTPVITGTRVPVSIVLGSLAGGMTKEAVMQEYELTQTQVEAALATELVKHGQFFDGTY; encoded by the coding sequence ATGGAAATTGCACCCTATATTAACGTAGACCCAGCTATCCACCACGGTACTCCAGTCATCACGGGCACCCGTGTTCCTGTTTCCATTGTTCTTGGTTCCCTAGCAGGTGGCATGACTAAAGAAGCCGTTATGCAGGAATACGAACTCACCCAAACCCAGGTCGAGGCTGCCCTTGCCACTGAGTTAGTCAAACATGGGCAATTCTTCGATGGGACTTACTAA
- a CDS encoding DUF3368 domain-containing protein has product MLVVSNTSPLSNFAVIGKIALLQQIYPKILIPPVVHNELMRLHEIQLIITSLVTAGWLEIQIPTNLQLVQTLQQTLDPGESEAIALALELNADRLLIDERLGRTIATQYGINIRGIVGILINAKDQGLIPTLKPLLDQLITQAGFRVGQALYEYSLRAVGE; this is encoded by the coding sequence ATGCTTGTTGTCAGCAATACCTCGCCATTGAGTAACTTTGCTGTCATTGGCAAAATTGCTCTACTTCAGCAGATTTATCCCAAAATCTTAATTCCACCTGTCGTTCATAATGAACTCATGCGCCTACATGAAATTCAGCTGATTATTACTTCGTTAGTAACAGCAGGCTGGTTAGAAATTCAGATTCCAACCAACCTGCAACTGGTTCAAACCCTTCAACAAACGCTCGATCCGGGCGAATCTGAAGCGATCGCACTTGCTCTTGAATTAAATGCCGATCGTCTACTGATTGATGAACGGTTGGGGCGGACGATCGCTACACAGTATGGGATCAATATTCGGGGAATTGTTGGAATTCTGATAAATGCAAAAGATCAAGGGTTGATTCCAACCTTAAAACCGTTACTTGATCAATTAATTACCCAGGCAGGCTTCCGTGTTGGGCAGGCACTATATGAATACAGTTTGCGAGCAGTAGGCGAATAG
- a CDS encoding UPF0175 family protein, translating to MQITIDLPDHLQLTEADLRQELAIALFQQERITLGSASQLAGLHQIEFQRLIASRGINIHYDVDDLKQDLKSLREEGW from the coding sequence ATGCAAATCACGATCGACCTGCCTGACCATTTGCAACTGACTGAAGCGGATTTGCGCCAGGAGCTTGCCATTGCTCTTTTTCAACAAGAACGCATCACCCTCGGCAGCGCTAGCCAACTCGCCGGACTGCATCAAATTGAATTTCAAAGATTAATTGCCAGTCGCGGCATTAATATTCACTATGACGTAGACGACCTCAAACAAGACCTGAAAAGCCTACGCGAAGAAGGATGGTAA
- a CDS encoding type II toxin-antitoxin system VapC family toxin translates to MSSNLFADTSGWSCLLVEAEPQHAQAIQCFARARQQGQSIITTNYIIAELVALLHRPLRVPRSKLFQIVDTIKAAPYVQIIHLDETTDATAWELCKNRSDKAWSLVDCTSFVLMQQLGLQEALTTDQHFEQAGFLRLLKP, encoded by the coding sequence GTGTCGAGTAATCTGTTTGCCGATACCTCTGGCTGGTCTTGCTTATTGGTCGAGGCAGAGCCACAACATGCCCAAGCAATTCAGTGTTTCGCACGCGCTCGACAGCAAGGGCAATCTATCATTACAACCAATTACATTATTGCCGAACTGGTTGCCTTACTTCATCGTCCGTTACGTGTGCCTCGAAGCAAGCTCTTTCAAATTGTCGATACGATCAAAGCTGCTCCCTATGTGCAAATTATCCATCTTGATGAAACGACTGACGCAACTGCCTGGGAGCTTTGCAAAAACAGATCTGACAAGGCATGGTCGCTGGTAGACTGCACCTCATTCGTTCTCATGCAACAGTTAGGACTTCAAGAAGCACTCACAACCGATCAGCACTTTGAACAGGCTGGCTTCCTTCGGCTACTTAAACCTTGA
- a CDS encoding HEAT repeat domain-containing protein encodes MTIPPEKQQTIVATLCKLLLEAEDPRIRARAARALGRLGNEAATDALCQAASQDVDIQVCLVAIDALVLIAKPELLKSMTEPPKNQPSFNINQVGNINTGDVTIQGDQVGIQHNYTSEQNLAEAAKEIQQLLEQLAQTYPTATEAEAPIILKAELEQMEQRQPERWAVLRRDLLNRERWFQGGKAAVVETTKHVAENNMFVKGAIAFLEAFSKDVNKKQ; translated from the coding sequence GTGACCATTCCTCCTGAAAAGCAGCAAACAATCGTTGCAACCCTCTGCAAATTGTTATTGGAAGCTGAAGATCCTCGAATTCGTGCTAGGGCAGCGAGAGCATTAGGTAGACTGGGCAATGAAGCGGCAACTGATGCGCTTTGTCAGGCTGCATCCCAGGATGTTGATATTCAAGTTTGCCTGGTTGCCATTGATGCTCTCGTTTTGATTGCCAAACCCGAATTACTCAAATCTATGACAGAACCACCCAAAAACCAACCATCCTTCAACATCAATCAAGTCGGTAATATCAATACAGGCGATGTCACAATTCAAGGCGATCAGGTTGGCATTCAGCATAATTACACTTCAGAACAAAACCTGGCTGAGGCGGCAAAAGAGATTCAGCAATTGCTAGAGCAACTGGCGCAAACCTATCCCACGGCAACTGAAGCCGAGGCTCCAATCATTCTGAAAGCAGAGCTTGAACAGATGGAGCAGCGTCAACCTGAACGGTGGGCAGTTCTCAGGCGAGATTTGCTGAATCGAGAACGCTGGTTTCAGGGAGGCAAAGCAGCCGTTGTAGAAACAACCAAGCATGTTGCTGAGAACAATATGTTTGTGAAAGGGGCGATCGCCTTCCTGGAAGCCTTCAGCAAAGATGTAAACAAGAAGCAGTAA
- a CDS encoding HEAT repeat domain-containing protein, whose amino-acid sequence MIIETLRNALSSVHPEIRAKAAESLGKLGDTASIPNLLNMLHDRNPEVRQNSAWALGLLGNEATASALLQALNDENAVVRQRAAEALGNLRSEDAVPELLTALNDSDPLVRSNAAIALGSIGSEASIPGLLSALKDPNAEVRQHVVAALTKLHSESAIPGLLQALKDENSNASHSAALVLGQMKSEAVILGLLQALHQSNSTVRKHAAMALGQLGNEDAIPSLIESLQDADALVRESAIDALGRIASTASVA is encoded by the coding sequence ATGATCATAGAGACTCTGCGAAACGCTTTAAGTAGCGTCCATCCAGAGATTCGAGCGAAGGCGGCTGAGTCGTTAGGCAAACTTGGAGACACGGCAAGCATTCCGAATCTATTGAACATGCTGCACGATCGCAACCCAGAGGTTCGCCAAAATTCTGCCTGGGCATTGGGATTACTTGGAAACGAAGCAACCGCTAGCGCCTTGTTGCAAGCACTCAACGATGAGAATGCAGTGGTTCGGCAACGTGCGGCTGAAGCATTGGGCAACCTCCGTAGCGAAGATGCGGTTCCTGAATTACTCACTGCTCTAAATGATTCAGATCCTCTTGTGCGTAGCAATGCAGCCATAGCTTTGGGAAGCATCGGCAGCGAAGCCAGCATTCCGGGTTTGCTAAGTGCCTTGAAAGACCCTAATGCCGAAGTTCGTCAACACGTTGTTGCAGCTCTCACAAAACTTCATTCTGAGTCAGCGATTCCTGGTCTGCTGCAAGCACTGAAGGATGAGAATTCCAATGCCAGCCATAGCGCAGCATTAGTACTGGGACAAATGAAATCTGAGGCGGTAATACTAGGGTTGCTTCAGGCGTTACATCAATCAAATTCAACCGTTCGTAAACATGCAGCGATGGCGTTAGGACAGCTTGGCAACGAAGACGCAATTCCGTCCTTAATTGAGTCGTTGCAAGATGCGGATGCCCTTGTGCGTGAGAGCGCGATCGATGCCTTAGGTCGAATTGCCAGCACGGCTTCTGTTGCTTAA
- a CDS encoding HEAT repeat domain-containing protein: MQAISEVKPNHPSDQFQSREQIRERFEVLTGLRKFVHEYRHVLLVGKPGSGKSTALRRLLWEEAQTALEAGRSQDKFTIPVLIELRDRQPISVLERIGKSLRRLRLSPEAIEDLLFEGRLFLLFDGVNELPSPDAWAALDEFRRDQDFHSTPMIFTTRELGAGADLSIEKKLEMVPLTESQMRDFIQKRLPQQADNLLRQLQDRLRELAETPLLLQMLCDVVAESRDGQIPQNRGELFRQEFARRYEKFKPLRGRVSEDSRRFAPELLQHLAFVMTQGDPHTDPLKPTSSLLTLPKSQAETVLEGFLTNRVNAPAQAAKEWLEDLLEHHLLQLASDSDEIEFHHQLFQEYYAAEALLQKLPDISDYTLKRDFLNYLKWTEAIALMLGLSEITYEQAEELVKLALEVDLLFGAKLVGQVKEPFQYFIVALIITQPVCQQLKIKLLSETRSEVAAWKLSKLFEEVDSSSRNDVLDALIKMGGTAIVLAAVKAFDDPELRGKAFLLFGLSEPAQSIEILSKAVEHPDPDIRWGATLALVEINSEEAIQILLKALENSDFDVQFSAAFALGTLGFEVAIPILKQAIDLAESTDTCRMAISALAGIDSEETVLLFRQLTQNPDLSNLVTNVLMTMNLECIAPRFRETFYDIRTDFQNKIVKSLDSEETLSSLERALKDSRPNVVKSAAILLKETKKFHPRMLNTLWEHQVKLYEEDIAETISAIQKRYGFYNYEIAQSVAEEGSGVSGVGCEEGAKITYKTYNISSVGILNTGNVTVHGDQKGTHSLPPNSDTTAVDHSNPFPRSHESNPARKTDYDSET; this comes from the coding sequence GTGCAGGCGATCTCTGAAGTTAAGCCCAATCATCCTTCTGACCAATTCCAATCAAGAGAACAAATCCGGGAACGCTTTGAGGTGCTAACAGGGCTGCGAAAGTTTGTCCATGAATATCGCCATGTCTTGCTGGTGGGGAAACCCGGTTCCGGCAAGTCAACCGCATTGCGTCGCTTGCTTTGGGAAGAGGCTCAAACAGCTTTAGAAGCAGGCAGGAGTCAAGACAAGTTTACAATTCCTGTTCTAATTGAGTTGCGTGATCGTCAGCCTATTTCTGTGCTGGAGCGGATTGGGAAATCACTACGAAGACTGCGTTTGAGTCCAGAAGCGATCGAAGACTTGTTGTTTGAAGGACGCCTCTTTCTACTGTTTGATGGTGTGAATGAATTGCCCTCACCAGATGCATGGGCAGCTTTGGATGAGTTTCGACGCGATCAAGACTTCCATTCAACTCCAATGATCTTCACCACACGGGAGCTAGGAGCAGGGGCAGACCTGAGCATTGAGAAAAAATTGGAAATGGTGCCACTGACGGAATCCCAAATGCGGGACTTTATCCAGAAGCGGCTACCACAACAGGCTGATAACCTGCTGCGGCAACTTCAAGATCGCCTGCGGGAACTGGCGGAAACACCACTGTTGTTGCAAATGCTATGTGATGTTGTAGCAGAAAGTAGAGATGGGCAAATTCCTCAAAATCGAGGCGAATTGTTCCGCCAGGAGTTTGCACGACGCTATGAAAAATTTAAACCGCTGCGAGGAAGGGTTTCGGAAGACTCGCGCCGTTTTGCCCCCGAACTCCTCCAACATCTCGCGTTTGTCATGACTCAGGGAGATCCACACACTGATCCGCTTAAGCCGACCTCTTCCTTGTTAACCCTTCCCAAATCTCAAGCCGAAACAGTTCTGGAAGGCTTTCTCACAAATCGTGTAAATGCTCCTGCTCAAGCCGCAAAAGAGTGGCTGGAAGATCTGCTAGAACATCACCTACTTCAACTTGCCAGCGATTCTGATGAAATTGAGTTTCACCATCAACTGTTTCAGGAATACTACGCGGCGGAAGCTCTCCTGCAAAAACTACCTGACATCAGCGATTACACACTTAAACGAGATTTTTTGAATTATTTGAAGTGGACGGAAGCGATCGCTCTCATGCTCGGCTTGTCTGAAATAACTTATGAACAAGCAGAAGAATTAGTCAAGCTAGCTCTCGAAGTTGATTTACTTTTTGGAGCAAAGCTGGTGGGTCAAGTAAAAGAACCGTTCCAATATTTCATCGTTGCTCTGATCATCACACAGCCAGTTTGCCAGCAGCTCAAAATAAAGTTACTGAGTGAAACACGGTCTGAAGTTGCTGCTTGGAAATTAAGCAAATTATTTGAGGAGGTTGACTCCTCCAGCCGTAATGATGTACTTGATGCACTAATAAAAATGGGAGGGACAGCAATAGTTCTAGCCGCAGTAAAGGCTTTTGATGATCCAGAATTGCGTGGAAAAGCATTTCTCCTTTTTGGCTTAAGTGAGCCAGCTCAATCGATTGAAATATTAAGCAAAGCCGTAGAACATCCAGATCCTGATATCCGATGGGGAGCCACTCTTGCACTAGTAGAGATAAACTCAGAAGAAGCAATTCAGATTCTGCTTAAAGCACTTGAAAACTCAGATTTTGATGTTCAATTTAGTGCAGCATTTGCATTAGGAACATTAGGATTTGAAGTTGCAATACCAATTTTGAAACAAGCAATTGATCTTGCAGAATCAACAGATACTTGTCGGATGGCAATTTCTGCATTAGCAGGGATTGATTCAGAAGAGACTGTTTTGCTATTTAGGCAATTGACTCAAAATCCCGATTTATCAAACTTAGTAACTAATGTTCTTATGACTATGAATTTAGAATGTATTGCTCCACGCTTCCGAGAAACTTTTTATGATATAAGAACTGACTTTCAGAATAAAATAGTCAAATCACTAGATTCAGAGGAAACTCTTAGTTCACTCGAAAGGGCGCTAAAAGACAGCAGACCTAATGTGGTCAAAAGTGCAGCTATCCTCCTAAAGGAAACTAAAAAGTTTCATCCTCGAATGCTTAATACCCTTTGGGAACATCAGGTAAAGCTTTACGAGGAAGATATTGCTGAAACTATCTCTGCGATTCAGAAGCGTTACGGGTTCTACAACTACGAAATTGCTCAGTCAGTGGCAGAAGAGGGGAGTGGGGTGTCGGGTGTGGGGTGTGAGGAAGGGGCGAAGATTACCTATAAAACCTACAATATTTCGTCTGTGGGAATCCTGAATACTGGAAATGTGACGGTTCACGGTGATCAAAAAGGCACACATTCACTGCCTCCAAATTCTGATACAACAGCAGTAGACCATTCCAATCCTTTTCCACGCTCCCACGAATCAAACCCTGCCAGGAAAACCGATTATGATTCAGAGACCTGA
- a CDS encoding nucleotidyltransferase family protein has protein sequence MVQDSKSSPQAIWQELDLFFMQRGKVYETLQNLSQSLSRAGIDYAVIGGMALVIYGYVRATQDVDLLLSREGLDEFKRSLVGRGFVPAFPGANRMFRDTTTGVTVEILITGEFPGDGKPKPISFPDPAVAAVERDGIQVIQLTKLIELKLASGLSAADRLKDLADVQELIRVLNLPIALAEQLDESIRPEYSRLWSAIDSARKRQSGQEL, from the coding sequence ATGGTGCAGGACTCAAAATCTTCTCCTCAGGCAATTTGGCAAGAGCTGGATCTCTTTTTTATGCAACGCGGAAAGGTCTACGAAACGCTTCAAAATCTGTCGCAGAGTTTATCACGAGCTGGGATTGATTATGCGGTGATTGGAGGCATGGCACTGGTAATTTACGGCTATGTTCGGGCAACCCAAGACGTAGACTTGCTGCTCAGTCGGGAGGGGTTGGACGAATTCAAGCGATCGCTAGTGGGACGGGGATTTGTGCCCGCATTTCCGGGCGCGAACCGGATGTTTCGCGATACAACAACGGGTGTGACAGTCGAAATTTTGATTACTGGAGAGTTTCCTGGAGATGGGAAACCGAAACCTATTAGTTTTCCCGATCCTGCCGTTGCAGCCGTTGAGCGCGATGGGATTCAGGTAATTCAGTTGACTAAGCTGATTGAACTCAAACTTGCTTCTGGATTAAGTGCAGCCGATCGCCTCAAAGATCTTGCCGATGTCCAAGAGTTGATTCGAGTTTTGAACCTGCCGATCGCGTTAGCTGAGCAACTTGATGAGTCAATCCGACCGGAGTATTCGCGACTATGGAGTGCCATAGACTCCGCTCGAAAACGGCAATCAGGACAGGAGTTGTAA